A genome region from Cognatishimia activa includes the following:
- a CDS encoding glutamate--cysteine ligase: MSIPQSGGGPIESHDQLAEYLASGCKPKEDWRIGTEHEKFGYCKDTLKPLPYDGERSIQAILEGLRDRHGWSPVMEADKLIGLEKEGANVSLEPGGALELSGAALETIHQTCDEVNVHLREVQDIADEIGAKFIGLGAAPIWSHDEMPLMPKGRYRLMNDYMEKVGTMGRAMMRRTCTVQVNLDFGSEADMVQKLRVALALQPVAVALFANSPFFEGKVNNHKSWRSYIWRHLDDARTGMLPFVFEEGMGFERYVDYALDVPMYFVYRDGKYINALGQSFRDFLKGQLPALPGEVPTLSDWADHLTTAFPEARIKKYMEMRGADGGPWRRLCALPAFWVGLMYDQNSLDAAWDLVKGWDAETREALRVEASVHGLQAKVGDINMHDLAREVLAISEAGLKARAQAGAGGLVPDETHFLNALQESIDSGMVPADELLAKFHGDWAGDLTKIYGEFSY, encoded by the coding sequence ATGTCGATACCTCAATCCGGTGGCGGACCCATCGAAAGCCACGATCAACTCGCGGAATATCTGGCCTCGGGCTGTAAGCCCAAGGAAGATTGGCGCATCGGCACGGAACACGAGAAATTCGGCTATTGCAAAGACACGCTGAAGCCTCTGCCCTATGACGGAGAGCGCTCGATCCAGGCGATTTTAGAAGGGCTGCGTGATAGGCACGGCTGGTCTCCGGTGATGGAGGCGGACAAGCTGATCGGCCTGGAAAAAGAAGGCGCGAATGTTAGTCTGGAACCCGGCGGGGCACTTGAGCTTTCGGGCGCCGCTTTGGAGACAATTCATCAGACCTGTGACGAGGTGAACGTCCACCTGCGCGAGGTTCAGGATATCGCCGATGAGATCGGGGCGAAGTTCATAGGTCTTGGGGCGGCTCCGATCTGGTCGCATGACGAGATGCCGTTGATGCCGAAAGGCCGCTATCGGTTGATGAACGACTATATGGAGAAAGTCGGCACGATGGGCCGCGCCATGATGCGTCGGACCTGTACGGTGCAGGTGAACCTGGATTTCGGATCTGAGGCCGACATGGTGCAAAAACTGCGTGTCGCTTTGGCTTTGCAGCCGGTTGCGGTTGCGCTGTTTGCGAACTCGCCGTTCTTTGAGGGCAAGGTCAATAATCACAAATCCTGGCGCAGCTATATCTGGCGTCATCTGGATGATGCCCGCACAGGCATGCTGCCGTTTGTCTTTGAAGAGGGCATGGGGTTTGAGCGCTATGTCGATTATGCGCTCGATGTGCCGATGTATTTTGTTTATCGCGATGGCAAATATATCAACGCTTTGGGCCAATCCTTCCGTGACTTCCTGAAAGGTCAGCTGCCTGCGTTGCCGGGCGAAGTGCCGACCCTGTCTGATTGGGCAGACCATCTGACGACAGCCTTCCCCGAGGCGCGCATTAAGAAATACATGGAGATGCGCGGCGCGGATGGCGGTCCGTGGCGGCGGCTCTGTGCTCTACCTGCGTTCTGGGTCGGGCTGATGTATGATCAGAACTCGCTGGATGCCGCATGGGATCTCGTCAAAGGTTGGGATGCGGAAACACGCGAAGCACTGCGGGTTGAAGCGAGCGTCCACGGCCTGCAAGCCAAAGTCGGTGACATAAACATGCACGACCTTGCGCGTGAGGTTCTTGCGATCAGCGAGGCGGGCTTAAAGGCGCGCGCGCAAGCGGGTGCGGGTGGTCTGGTGCCGGATGAGACACACTTCCTAAATGCACTGCAGGAAAGCATCGACAGCGGTATGGTTCCGGCAGACGAACTCTTGGCGAAATTCCACGGTGATTGGGCAGGGGATCTAACCAAAATCTACGGTGAGTTTAGTTACTAA
- the pgsA gene encoding CDP-diacylglycerol--glycerol-3-phosphate 3-phosphatidyltransferase → MNWNVPNLLTVLRLLAAPAIAVFFLLMPRPFADWAALAVFICASLTDYLDGYLARRWKQVSKLGAMMDPIADKAMVVIALAVMVVFSSLSLWILFPATLILFREVFVSGLREFLGDVAGTLKVTQLAKWKTATQMVAISVLIIQGLFEHYFGMWTWGMDYQIVQDILAGTGEDPLGVRHLYNGMIWSTYGAIGLMWIAAVLTVITGFDYFRKAAPHLRD, encoded by the coding sequence ATGAACTGGAACGTCCCCAATCTACTGACCGTCCTGCGCCTTCTCGCGGCGCCAGCGATCGCTGTTTTCTTTTTGTTGATGCCGCGGCCTTTCGCAGATTGGGCTGCTTTGGCGGTGTTTATCTGCGCGTCGCTGACTGATTATCTTGATGGCTACTTGGCGCGGCGCTGGAAGCAGGTTTCCAAGCTGGGCGCCATGATGGACCCGATTGCGGATAAGGCGATGGTGGTGATCGCTCTGGCAGTGATGGTGGTGTTTTCCTCACTCTCCCTGTGGATACTGTTCCCTGCGACTCTGATCCTGTTCCGCGAAGTCTTTGTGTCCGGCCTGCGCGAGTTTTTGGGCGATGTGGCCGGCACTTTGAAGGTCACGCAATTGGCGAAATGGAAGACCGCGACGCAGATGGTCGCGATTTCCGTTCTGATCATTCAGGGCCTCTTTGAGCATTACTTCGGCATGTGGACCTGGGGCATGGATTACCAGATCGTGCAGGATATTCTGGCGGGCACTGGCGAGGACCCTCTAGGCGTGCGTCACCTCTACAACGGGATGATCTGGTCCACCTATGGCGCGATCGGCCTGATGTGGATTGCAGCGGTTCTAACGGTGATCACCGGTTTTGACTATTTCCGCAAAGCCGCGCCGCATTTGAGGGATTGA
- a CDS encoding 16S rRNA (uracil(1498)-N(3))-methyltransferase codes for MKDAKVRLYVDHPLGAGQSVPLDRDQAHYLFGVMRLTVGAQVLLFNGVDGEFRAEVANAGKRAGELICLELTKPLQLPPDLWLVFAPIKKARTDFIVEKAAEMGAARIVPVQTEFTNSERVRQDRLQAHAVEAAEQCGGTFVPEVAELQKFDRLLADWPSDRRIMFCDEAEAGRSSLSLIADVAEDGPDGTGRGTPWAIFIGPEGGFSDRERERLKAMEGSVTVSLGPRILRADTAAVAAMALWQKTLGHWV; via the coding sequence ATGAAGGATGCAAAAGTCAGACTGTATGTAGATCACCCTTTGGGGGCAGGGCAATCGGTTCCTCTGGATCGCGACCAGGCACACTATCTTTTCGGCGTAATGCGGCTGACGGTCGGGGCGCAGGTTTTGTTGTTTAATGGCGTGGATGGCGAGTTTCGGGCCGAAGTTGCGAACGCAGGCAAGCGCGCAGGGGAGCTGATCTGCCTTGAGCTGACGAAGCCGCTGCAGCTGCCGCCAGATCTTTGGCTTGTATTTGCGCCGATCAAAAAGGCACGCACGGATTTCATCGTTGAGAAAGCCGCCGAAATGGGTGCTGCGCGGATCGTGCCAGTTCAGACCGAGTTCACAAATTCCGAACGCGTGCGACAGGATCGCTTGCAGGCGCATGCGGTAGAAGCCGCAGAGCAATGTGGTGGGACTTTTGTGCCCGAGGTGGCGGAGTTGCAGAAGTTTGATCGTCTGCTGGCGGACTGGCCTTCTGATCGACGGATTATGTTCTGTGATGAAGCAGAGGCGGGGCGCTCTTCGCTTTCGCTCATCGCTGACGTGGCCGAGGACGGACCGGACGGGACCGGACGAGGCACGCCTTGGGCGATTTTTATTGGTCCTGAAGGTGGGTTCTCTGATCGGGAACGTGAACGGTTGAAGGCCATGGAGGGCTCTGTAACCGTGTCGCTCGGGCCGCGTATTTTACGGGCGGATACGGCGGCAGTCGCGGCGATGGCCTTGTGGCAGAAAACGCTTGGGCATTGGGTATGA
- the ubiA gene encoding 4-hydroxybenzoate octaprenyltransferase, with product MAQTPPAPEPEGQVSDAVKGNWVDHTAPAWSRPYLRLSRADRPIGTWLLFLPCLMGLSLAILSDNILTLHDLWTAVACFAGAFLMRGAGCTWNDITDRGFDGQVERTKSRPIPSGQVSVRGAVIWMLIQALLAFAILLTFYTNAIILGAVALVPVLIYPFAKRFTWWPQVFLGIAFNWGALLGWTAHTGSLAWPALVLYVSGITWTLFYDTIYAHQDKEDDALIGVKSTARLFMEATPKWMLSFLIATVSLMGAAVILVTLDRSPLSLVIALAGPWAMGWHLTWQLRVMEMDNPDNLLKLFRANRDAGLIPLLFFAIAYFV from the coding sequence ATGGCGCAGACGCCTCCAGCACCAGAGCCAGAAGGTCAGGTTTCTGACGCCGTCAAAGGCAATTGGGTGGATCACACTGCGCCTGCTTGGTCCCGTCCTTACCTCAGACTGTCCCGCGCGGATCGCCCGATTGGCACGTGGCTTTTGTTTTTGCCTTGCCTCATGGGGCTCTCGCTGGCGATCCTCAGCGACAATATTCTGACGTTGCATGACCTCTGGACAGCTGTCGCCTGCTTTGCCGGAGCCTTCCTGATGCGCGGCGCGGGATGTACGTGGAATGACATCACCGACCGAGGTTTCGACGGGCAGGTCGAACGCACCAAGTCGCGTCCAATCCCGTCAGGACAAGTCAGCGTGCGCGGCGCGGTGATCTGGATGCTGATCCAAGCGCTTTTGGCCTTTGCGATCCTGCTCACGTTCTACACCAACGCGATCATCCTAGGCGCTGTGGCCTTGGTGCCCGTGCTCATTTACCCCTTCGCAAAACGCTTCACATGGTGGCCGCAGGTCTTTTTGGGCATCGCCTTTAACTGGGGCGCTTTGCTGGGATGGACGGCGCACACGGGCTCGCTCGCCTGGCCTGCCCTGGTGCTTTACGTATCTGGCATCACATGGACGCTGTTTTACGACACGATCTACGCCCATCAAGACAAAGAAGACGATGCGCTGATTGGCGTGAAATCCACGGCGCGGCTTTTTATGGAGGCCACGCCGAAATGGATGCTGAGCTTCCTGATTGCAACCGTCTCTCTGATGGGAGCCGCCGTGATTCTGGTCACGCTGGATCGCAGCCCGCTGTCCCTGGTGATCGCTTTGGCGGGCCCCTGGGCGATGGGGTGGCATTTGACGTGGCAGCTGCGGGTTATGGAGATGGACAATCCCGACAACCTGCTCAAACTGTTTCGCGCCAACAGGGATGCGGGGCTCATCCCTTTGCTGTTTTTTGCCATCGCCTATTTCGTCTGA
- the moaD gene encoding molybdopterin converting factor subunit 1, which yields MQVLYFAWVRERIGIPKETVETTAVTVMDLVEELRQREERYALAFSDLSALRVALDQELSDFDAPLEGAREVAFFPPMTGG from the coding sequence ATGCAGGTTCTCTATTTCGCATGGGTGCGTGAACGCATTGGGATTCCCAAAGAGACCGTCGAGACCACCGCTGTGACAGTCATGGATCTGGTGGAGGAGCTGCGCCAGCGCGAAGAGCGCTATGCCTTGGCCTTCTCGGATCTCAGCGCGCTGCGTGTGGCGTTGGATCAAGAACTTAGCGACTTTGATGCACCGCTTGAAGGCGCGCGCGAAGTGGCGTTTTTCCCACCGATGACAGGCGGTTAA
- the uvrC gene encoding excinuclease ABC subunit UvrC, protein MTESPQVSPDSLIGHARIQDYLKTLDGSPGVYRMLDAQARVLYVGKARNLRARVSNYARPSGHTGRIARMISETASMMFLTTKTETEALLLEQNLIKQLKPKYNVLLRDDKSFPNILVSKAHEFPRLQKHRGAKKEKGAYYGPFASAGAVNRTLNQLQKAFMLRDCSDASFETRTRPCLQYQIKRCTAPCVGKISAEDYAASVADAERYLSGRSTDIQEKLASEMQAASAEMNFERAAVLRDRIRALTQVQSAQGINPRGVAEADVIALYMENGQACVQVFFIRANQNWGNRDFYPRAGADIAPSEVLQAFVGQFYDTKEPPRQLILSHGIEDTDLMVQALSEKAGRKVEIVVPQRGEKAELIAGATRNARESLGRKMSESATQAKLLAGVAEAFDLDAPPERIEVYDNSHIQGTNAVGAMIVAGPDGFAKNSYRKFNIKGESLTPGDDFGMMKEVLTRRFKRLLKEDPDRENGQWPDLLLIDGGAGQVSAVAEIMREFGVEDVPMVGVAKGVDRDQGKEEFHRVGSRPFALRRNDPVLYFIQRMRDEAHRFAIGTHRAKRAKSVGATPLDDVPGVGATRKRALLAHFGSAKAVSRANLADLKAVDGVSDALAETIYGFFHEGG, encoded by the coding sequence ATGACCGAAAGCCCCCAAGTTTCGCCGGACTCCCTGATCGGCCACGCACGCATTCAGGATTATCTGAAGACGCTGGATGGCTCACCTGGGGTTTACCGGATGCTCGATGCGCAGGCGCGGGTGCTTTATGTGGGCAAGGCGCGTAACTTGCGCGCGCGGGTGTCCAATTATGCGCGGCCTTCGGGGCACACGGGGCGGATCGCCCGGATGATCAGCGAAACCGCGTCGATGATGTTTCTGACCACCAAGACAGAAACCGAAGCGCTGCTGCTTGAGCAGAACCTGATCAAACAGCTCAAGCCAAAGTACAACGTGCTGCTGCGCGACGACAAAAGCTTTCCGAATATTCTGGTCAGCAAGGCGCATGAATTTCCGCGCCTTCAGAAGCACCGAGGCGCCAAGAAAGAAAAGGGAGCCTATTACGGCCCTTTCGCCAGCGCTGGGGCCGTCAATCGTACGCTCAATCAACTGCAAAAAGCCTTCATGCTGCGCGATTGTTCGGATGCGAGCTTTGAGACCCGCACGCGGCCGTGTCTGCAGTATCAAATCAAACGCTGCACCGCGCCCTGTGTCGGCAAGATCAGCGCAGAGGATTATGCGGCCTCAGTCGCGGATGCCGAACGCTATCTGTCCGGTCGGTCGACGGACATTCAGGAAAAACTCGCAAGTGAAATGCAGGCCGCCAGCGCAGAGATGAATTTTGAGCGCGCGGCCGTACTGCGCGATCGGATCCGCGCTCTGACGCAGGTTCAGAGCGCGCAGGGCATCAACCCGCGCGGCGTTGCTGAAGCCGATGTCATCGCACTTTATATGGAGAATGGTCAGGCCTGCGTGCAGGTGTTTTTCATCCGCGCCAATCAGAACTGGGGCAACCGTGATTTCTATCCAAGGGCTGGTGCCGATATCGCGCCGTCTGAGGTGTTGCAGGCCTTTGTGGGCCAGTTCTATGACACCAAGGAACCCCCACGACAGTTGATCCTGTCGCATGGGATCGAGGACACGGATCTGATGGTGCAGGCGCTGTCGGAAAAGGCCGGGCGTAAGGTCGAGATCGTGGTGCCTCAGCGCGGAGAAAAGGCGGAGCTGATCGCCGGCGCGACCCGAAACGCGCGGGAATCCCTGGGTCGCAAGATGAGCGAAAGCGCCACGCAGGCGAAACTTCTGGCCGGAGTCGCTGAGGCCTTTGATCTGGACGCACCGCCTGAACGGATCGAGGTCTATGACAACTCGCATATTCAGGGCACCAATGCGGTTGGCGCGATGATTGTGGCAGGGCCCGATGGGTTTGCGAAAAACAGCTATCGCAAGTTCAACATCAAAGGTGAGAGCCTGACGCCGGGCGATGACTTTGGCATGATGAAAGAGGTTCTCACCCGTCGCTTTAAGCGCCTCTTGAAAGAAGATCCCGACCGCGAGAACGGTCAATGGCCTGATTTATTACTGATCGATGGGGGTGCCGGACAGGTTAGCGCCGTGGCCGAGATCATGCGGGAATTTGGCGTCGAGGACGTGCCCATGGTTGGCGTCGCGAAAGGTGTCGACCGCGATCAGGGCAAAGAGGAATTTCACCGCGTCGGCAGCCGCCCCTTTGCGTTACGCCGCAACGACCCGGTCCTATACTTCATCCAACGCATGCGAGACGAAGCCCACCGGTTTGCAATTGGGACGCATCGCGCCAAACGCGCAAAGTCGGTCGGAGCAACGCCGCTGGACGATGTACCCGGTGTCGGCGCGACGCGAAAACGCGCGCTCTTGGCTCATTTCGGCAGCGCTAAGGCCGTCAGCCGTGCCAACCTCGCGGACCTCAAGGCCGTGGATGGCGTGTCCGACGCATTGGCTGAAACGATCTATGGGTTCTTTCACGAAGGGGGCTGA
- a CDS encoding OmpA family protein, whose translation MRLPLNLPFNLPMVGTFLCAALLSVVAAYFTALAVEDVSEDGVLDALEAKNMDWVEVHAEGLNVFLTGIAPQESDRFIALSVAGTVVDAARVIDNMDVQASVALAPPKFSIEILRNDAGISLIGLVPEENNRQVILRSMTKIAGGGENLSDFMEVAEHPVPSGWSQALGFAIESLEDLPRAKVSVESGQVTITAMADSPEEKVTLQSRIMRNAPSSVDVDLTISSPLPVITPFTLRATFENETFEFDACSADTVQARDQILEAGRAAGMTGDADCTIGLGVPTPRWAEAAEVAIKAVRDLGGGSVTITDADISLISLPNMDAARFDRVVAETKKALPEVFTLHATLPIIEDGEVQIPEFSATLSPEGLVQLRGKLGSELSRTTIRSYAQARFGSDSIYDATRLTDTLPVGWANRVMAGLDALSELHNGSMTVTPDVVDVRGQSGRQDAGTRISQVLNTKLGESQLFALNIAYNDALNPLANLPTPEECLADIQATQSDSKILFESGSGTLDKTAGPILDQIAEILKACGGIRLQIQGHTDSQGRESMNQALSQNRAQSVLAALRERRVLTGNFEAVGFGESQPIEDNETAEGREANRRIEFVILEEEQAEEETEEGSTEATEDTDEAAEGETTEEETENVQN comes from the coding sequence ATGCGTTTGCCTCTGAACCTTCCGTTCAACCTGCCGATGGTTGGAACTTTCCTATGTGCCGCGTTGCTCAGCGTGGTTGCCGCCTATTTCACGGCGCTTGCTGTGGAAGACGTCTCTGAAGACGGCGTTTTGGATGCGCTGGAAGCGAAGAACATGGATTGGGTTGAGGTCCACGCCGAGGGCCTCAATGTATTTTTGACAGGCATCGCGCCTCAGGAATCAGATCGCTTCATTGCGCTCAGCGTTGCCGGCACCGTCGTGGATGCGGCCCGCGTGATCGACAATATGGACGTCCAGGCCTCAGTGGCTTTGGCACCGCCGAAATTCTCGATTGAGATCCTGCGCAATGATGCGGGCATTTCGCTAATCGGCCTGGTGCCAGAGGAAAACAACCGCCAGGTCATCCTGCGCAGCATGACAAAGATTGCCGGGGGGGGCGAGAACCTCAGCGACTTTATGGAAGTTGCCGAGCACCCTGTGCCAAGCGGCTGGTCGCAGGCGTTGGGGTTTGCGATTGAAAGCCTTGAGGACCTGCCGCGCGCAAAAGTCTCGGTCGAAAGTGGTCAGGTGACCATCACCGCAATGGCCGATAGCCCCGAAGAGAAAGTCACGCTGCAATCACGGATCATGAGAAATGCGCCGTCGAGTGTGGATGTCGACCTTACGATTTCCTCGCCGCTGCCGGTGATCACACCCTTCACGCTGCGCGCGACTTTCGAAAACGAAACATTTGAGTTTGACGCCTGCTCCGCAGACACGGTTCAGGCGCGTGATCAGATTTTAGAGGCAGGACGCGCCGCAGGCATGACCGGCGACGCGGATTGCACCATTGGTCTGGGCGTGCCTACACCCCGCTGGGCCGAGGCCGCAGAGGTGGCGATCAAAGCGGTCAGGGATCTGGGCGGTGGCTCGGTCACCATTACGGACGCAGATATTTCGCTTATTTCCTTGCCGAACATGGATGCTGCACGGTTTGACCGCGTGGTTGCGGAAACAAAAAAGGCTCTGCCAGAGGTCTTCACCCTGCATGCCACTTTGCCGATAATCGAAGACGGCGAAGTACAGATCCCCGAGTTCAGCGCAACACTTAGCCCGGAAGGCTTGGTGCAACTGCGTGGCAAACTGGGGTCCGAGCTCAGCCGGACAACGATCCGCAGCTATGCGCAGGCGCGCTTTGGCAGCGACAGTATCTACGACGCGACCCGCCTGACAGACACACTGCCTGTGGGTTGGGCCAATCGCGTGATGGCGGGACTTGATGCGCTTTCTGAGTTGCACAATGGGTCGATGACGGTGACCCCTGATGTGGTGGATGTGCGCGGCCAATCCGGTCGGCAGGATGCGGGCACGCGCATCAGTCAGGTGCTGAACACCAAACTGGGCGAATCCCAGCTCTTTGCCCTGAATATTGCCTACAACGACGCGCTTAATCCGCTGGCCAATCTTCCGACGCCAGAGGAATGCCTGGCGGATATTCAGGCGACGCAATCTGATAGCAAAATCCTGTTTGAGTCAGGCTCTGGCACTTTGGACAAAACCGCGGGTCCGATCCTTGATCAAATCGCAGAGATCCTGAAAGCCTGTGGCGGTATCCGCCTGCAAATCCAGGGTCATACCGACAGTCAGGGCCGCGAAAGCATGAACCAAGCGCTCAGCCAAAACCGCGCGCAATCGGTTCTGGCGGCCCTGCGTGAACGTCGCGTGCTAACCGGAAACTTCGAAGCGGTGGGCTTTGGCGAGAGCCAACCAATCGAAGACAATGAAACCGCAGAAGGCCGTGAGGCCAATCGCCGGATCGAATTCGTGATCCTTGAGGAAGAACAGGCCGAAGAAGAGACCGAGGAGGGATCGACCGAGGCCACTGAGGACACCGATGAGGCCGCCGAAGGCGAGACCACCGAAGAGGAGACTGAGAATGTCCAGAACTGA
- a CDS encoding calcium/sodium antiporter, which yields MLVWLTAALGLVILLLAGDALVRGAVNISLRLGIPALIVSLTIVAFGTSAPELLIAISAIDDDAPGLALGNVIGSNTANILLVLGIPAILSRLQTSECDTRKSYFIMMASTVLFMGLAFVGIFTWVSGIILLAVLAFILWDAARSAIAHRKSEDGTCAVSSPEDEEDLEGLDPEAPWWKICLFLVLGLIGLPLGADLLVDSGIDIARMFRVPETVIGLTLIAIGTSLPELATTVMAALRKQADVALGNVIGSNMFNLLAIIGIASFVGPIPVAPGLLHFDLWVMLGASLLLLPFVVFRKDITRRWGVLLTAAYVVYLLAVLTQG from the coding sequence ATGCTCGTATGGCTGACCGCGGCTTTAGGGCTGGTGATTTTGTTGCTGGCAGGCGATGCGCTGGTGCGTGGAGCTGTGAACATCAGTCTGCGGCTTGGTATCCCCGCTTTGATCGTCAGCCTGACCATCGTGGCTTTTGGCACCTCAGCCCCCGAGCTTTTGATTGCGATCAGCGCGATTGACGATGACGCCCCCGGCTTGGCTCTTGGCAATGTGATCGGCTCAAACACAGCCAACATCCTTCTGGTGCTTGGCATCCCAGCGATCCTCAGTCGATTGCAGACCAGCGAATGTGACACGCGCAAAAGCTATTTCATTATGATGGCGTCCACCGTGTTGTTCATGGGGCTGGCCTTTGTTGGTATTTTCACGTGGGTAAGCGGCATCATCCTATTGGCGGTGCTTGCCTTCATCCTATGGGACGCTGCGCGCTCGGCGATCGCGCATCGCAAGTCGGAGGACGGCACCTGTGCAGTCAGCTCCCCAGAGGACGAAGAAGACCTAGAGGGCCTGGATCCGGAAGCCCCGTGGTGGAAGATTTGCCTGTTCCTTGTTCTGGGCTTGATTGGCCTGCCCTTGGGCGCAGATCTATTGGTCGACAGCGGCATCGATATTGCGCGCATGTTCCGCGTCCCCGAGACGGTGATTGGCCTCACACTGATTGCCATTGGCACCAGCCTACCCGAGCTCGCGACCACTGTGATGGCCGCATTGCGCAAACAGGCGGATGTCGCGCTGGGCAATGTGATCGGCTCTAACATGTTCAACCTTTTGGCCATTATCGGAATTGCGAGTTTCGTCGGGCCGATTCCCGTCGCTCCGGGTCTTCTGCATTTCGATCTCTGGGTGATGCTGGGCGCGAGCTTGCTTCTGCTGCCGTTCGTTGTCTTTAGGAAAGACATCACCCGCAGGTGGGGTGTTCTGCTGACGGCGGCCTACGTTGTTTATCTGTTGGCTGTCTTGACCCAAGGCTAG
- a CDS encoding type VI secretion system-associated protein TagO yields MTATLLKTDDAKAENNSVHILPHWTVSATTDAFSDSLTVSVSTPASKPVKCRWGTKIPTLVMECRDNQTIARFETHCRISTSDFDDYGDVTYRVDKSDVKTLRFSESVDNRSMGLWESEESVPFIQSLMDSEILAAKIKPYSDEPFVAFFDTTGLSDAIAPIQNACGWDSLDLSN; encoded by the coding sequence GTGACTGCGACGTTGTTGAAAACCGATGACGCAAAGGCCGAAAACAATTCCGTTCATATCTTGCCTCATTGGACCGTTTCAGCTACAACGGACGCCTTTTCAGATTCGTTGACAGTTTCGGTCTCGACCCCAGCGTCCAAACCAGTGAAATGCCGCTGGGGAACCAAGATCCCCACATTGGTTATGGAATGTCGCGACAACCAAACAATCGCACGGTTTGAAACCCATTGTCGGATTTCTACAAGCGACTTTGATGACTATGGCGACGTGACGTATCGCGTCGACAAATCCGACGTAAAAACGCTGCGGTTTTCCGAAAGTGTCGACAACAGATCAATGGGACTTTGGGAGTCAGAGGAATCTGTTCCCTTCATCCAATCTTTGATGGATAGCGAGATTTTGGCTGCCAAAATCAAACCTTACTCTGACGAGCCATTCGTTGCGTTTTTCGACACGACTGGTCTTTCGGACGCAATCGCTCCGATCCAAAACGCTTGTGGCTGGGACAGCTTAGACCTTAGTAACTAA
- a CDS encoding S49 family peptidase has product MARLNPFSKRPNTVAVVRLSGVIAAGSRGGLSDQGLAPLIEKAFRRGKPSAVALILNSPGGSPVQSALIGARIRRLAEEKNVPVYAFVEDVAASGGYWLAAAADEIYVDRSSIVGSIGVISAGFGAQDFIARHGIERRVHTAGKSKSMMDPFKPEKEEDVARLSGMLEQIHEVFIDHVKTRRGAKLADGEDLFTGEIWVGEKAIEAGLADAVGHLVPTMKEKFGEKVRFRRYEQRRSMWQRFGARITQDALAGLEERATYARFGL; this is encoded by the coding sequence ATGGCCCGATTGAACCCATTTTCCAAGCGTCCGAACACTGTCGCCGTTGTGCGGCTTTCGGGGGTTATCGCGGCTGGCTCTCGTGGTGGGCTCAGTGACCAAGGGCTCGCGCCTTTGATTGAGAAAGCCTTTCGGCGGGGCAAACCTTCGGCCGTGGCGTTGATCCTCAACTCTCCGGGTGGCTCTCCTGTGCAAAGCGCCCTCATCGGCGCGCGCATCCGGCGTTTGGCCGAGGAAAAGAACGTTCCTGTTTACGCTTTCGTTGAGGATGTGGCCGCCTCTGGGGGCTATTGGCTCGCAGCGGCGGCGGATGAAATCTATGTGGATCGCTCATCTATCGTGGGCTCGATTGGCGTGATTTCCGCGGGGTTTGGCGCACAGGACTTTATTGCGCGCCACGGTATTGAACGTCGCGTGCATACGGCTGGTAAATCCAAGTCTATGATGGATCCTTTCAAGCCCGAGAAGGAAGAAGACGTCGCGCGGCTGTCCGGCATGCTCGAGCAAATCCACGAGGTCTTTATCGATCACGTCAAAACACGGCGTGGCGCAAAACTGGCGGACGGCGAAGACCTGTTCACCGGCGAAATCTGGGTGGGTGAAAAAGCCATTGAGGCGGGTCTGGCCGACGCTGTTGGGCATTTGGTGCCAACGATGAAAGAGAAGTTCGGCGAGAAGGTTCGTTTCCGTCGTTACGAGCAGCGCCGCTCGATGTGGCAACGTTTTGGGGCGCGTATCACACAGGACGCTCTGGCGGGGCTAGAGGAACGTGCGACCTACGCACGGTTTGGCCTCTGA
- the moaE gene encoding molybdopterin synthase catalytic subunit MoaE has product MRILVQSEPFDVGAETARFGEGHQNVGALVTFTGIVRNNDAGTMTAMQIEHYPGMTEKALRAIATEAQTRWDLQDVLVIHRHGDLVPGEMIMMVATAARHRKAAFEAADFLMDYLKSRAPFWKREITSDGAEWVAAKDDDEEALKRW; this is encoded by the coding sequence ATGCGCATTCTGGTGCAATCAGAGCCATTTGATGTCGGGGCCGAAACCGCGCGATTTGGGGAAGGGCATCAAAACGTCGGTGCTTTGGTGACCTTTACAGGCATCGTGCGCAACAATGATGCGGGCACGATGACCGCGATGCAGATCGAGCACTATCCCGGCATGACGGAAAAGGCTCTGAGAGCGATTGCCACTGAGGCGCAGACGCGTTGGGATCTACAGGACGTGCTTGTCATCCATCGCCATGGCGACCTTGTGCCGGGCGAGATGATCATGATGGTCGCGACCGCGGCGCGGCATCGCAAAGCGGCTTTTGAGGCGGCTGATTTTCTGATGGATTACCTGAAATCCCGCGCGCCATTCTGGAAGCGCGAGATCACCTCGGATGGCGCGGAATGGGTGGCCGCCAAGGATGACGACGAAGAGGCGCTAAAACGCTGGTAA